From Epinephelus lanceolatus isolate andai-2023 chromosome 5, ASM4190304v1, whole genome shotgun sequence, the proteins below share one genomic window:
- the LOC144463600 gene encoding P2Y purinoceptor 1-like has translation MILFSTHNKSDTTKPEVLFEFSNQSTSFCHHFKNSQWYCYILLVIFTFALPVGILGNIAAIINYSFKKASSTSHLFLFNLALCDSAWILTLPFTLYFTFQRPHLSDIQIFCQFKRISFNINIYGSILFLTLISFDRYVGTVHPISSLRWWDVGKAKLCSVCAWIALVLTSIPDLFVTFAIQRPENVTVCMDHIMGPFIYVKTITIIRTVIGFLLPFAVLLVFYIMTVRVLRRLPRGRRQRGAQRTGGKPLRLITAAILVFVVSFVPYHVMIITLVFMRIHKQITISNTGVLYASYEFFEAMCSVSSCLDPVLYIVASEQFQRKLLALKRHRYKRLCCRANRRVGVIG, from the exons ATGATATTGTTCTCCACCCACAACAAGTCGGACACGACTAAACCAG AGGTGCTGTTTGAGTTCTCCAACCAGTCGACATCATTCTGCCACCACTTTAAGAACAGCCAGTGGTATTGCTACATCCTGCTGGTTATCTTCACTTTCGCCCTTCCTGTGGGGATCCTGGGAAACATAGCAGCTATAATCAACTACTCCTTCAAGAAAGCTTCGAGCACCAGCCATCTCTTCCTGTTCAACTTGGCCCTGTGCGACTCGGCCTGGATCCTCACCCTCCCCTTCACCCTCTACTTCACCTTCCAGAGGCCGCACCTCAGTGACATTCAGATCTTCTGCCAGTTCAAGAGGATCTCCTTCAACATCAACATATACGGCAGCATCCTCTTCCTCACTCTCATCAGTTTCGATCGCTACGTCGGGACGGTACACCCAATCAGCTCTCTCCGCTGGTGGGATGTGGGTAAAGCCAAGCTGTGCTCGGTCTGCGCATGGATCGCGCTGGTCCTGACTTCCATTCCGGACTTATTTGTGACTTTTGCTATTCAGCGACCAGAAAACGTCACTGTGTGCATGGACCACATCATGGGCCCTTTTATTTACGTCAAGACAATCACAATTATCCGAACAGTAATAGGCTTCCTGCTACCATTCGCCGTCCTGCTGGTGTTTTACATAATGACGGTTCGTGTTTTGAGGCGTCTCCCGAGGGGTAGAAGGCAAAGAGGAGCCCAGCGGACAGGAGGGAAGCCTCTGCGTCTCATCACTGCCGCCATACTGGTCTTTGTGGTTTCCTTTGTGCCGTACCACGTCATGATCATCACCCTGGTGTTCATGAGGATCCATAAGCAGATCACAATATCGAACACCGGCGTCCTCTATGCTTCCTATGAGTTCTTTGAGGCCATGTGCAGCGTTAGCAGCTGCCTGGACCCAGTGCTGTATATTGTGGCCAGTGAGCAGTTCCAGAGGAAGCTGCTGGCTTTGAAAAGACACCGATACAAGAGGCTGTGCTGCAGAGCCAACAGGAGGGTTGGAGTCATTGGGTGA